From a region of the Lactuca sativa cultivar Salinas chromosome 4, Lsat_Salinas_v11, whole genome shotgun sequence genome:
- the LOC111890362 gene encoding zinc finger BED domain-containing protein RICESLEEPER 2-like codes for MENGICKKRILNFEVILNRKGDTIGKMVESCLITWGIEKVFTITVDNTSFNDTVISFLKKKIQNWGHVILDAQYLRMRCCAHVLNLIVCDGLKDYYLAIQVIRNVVRYFRSSPSRLAKFKEFVKIEKLNVTGTVCLDVSTRWNSTYLMLESALKYRKTFNSLLNEVNAKKKYDVTRVGPPSDIDWDVAQAFMLRVLTFMICVYCIAILMNALKSEDWQSLEEMYPIGDIAWKKKLKATLTGIYDFYLEKDHMHARSSYSNNNHNKRKVNENLSIQEKRMLKYKAHLEDEKPGEMSKLERYSSDNQEPSYESFDLLDWWKTNEAKYKILEKITWDVLAVPVSTVALESAFSTRVEFWIHLGVVFLLKQCKRLYAHKIGLGVCLTKMQKLVTKMC; via the exons ATGGAGAATGGAATTTGCAAAAAAAGgattttgaattttgaagttATTTTGAATCGTAAGGGTGACACAATTGGTAAAATGGTTGAGAGTTGTCTAATTACATGGGGTATTGAGAAGGTTTTTACAATAACTGTGGATAATACGAGCTTTAATGATACAGTTATTTCCTTTctgaaaaagaaaatacaaaattGGGGACATGTAATTTTAGATGCTCAATACTTGCGTATGCGTTGTTGTGCTCATGTGTTAAACTTGATTGTGTGTGATGGGTTAAAAGATTATTATCTTGCAATTCAAGTTATTAGAAATGTTGTGAGGTATTTTAGATCCTCACCTTCAAGGTTGGCTAAGTTCAAGGAATTTGTGAAGATAGAAAAGTTAAATGTTACTGGAACTGTATGTTTAGATGTTTCCACTAGGTGGAATTCAACTTACTTGATGTTGGAGTCGGCTTTGAAGTATAGAAAAACATTTAATAG CTTGTTGAATGAAGTAAATGCAAAGAAAAAGTATGATGTCACTAGAGTCGGGCCACCTAGTGATATTGATTGGGATGTTGCACAAGCATTTATG CTTCGAGTGCTTACTTTCATGATATGTGTTTATTGCATAGCCATATTGATGAATGCATTGAAAAGTGAGGATTGGCAG AGTTTGGAAGAAATGTACCCTATTGGTGATATTGCatggaaaaagaagttaaaagcCACTTTGACTGGAATCTATGACTTTTATTTGGAAAAAGATCATATGCATGCCAGAAGTTCTTATTCAAACAATAATCATAACAAAAGAAAAGTTAATGAGAATCTTAGCATACAAGAGAAGCGTATGCTAAAATATAAGGCACATTTGGAAGATGAAAAACCAGGAGAAATGAGTAAGCTTGAAAGATATTCGTCAGATAACCAAGAGCCAAGCTATGAGTCATTTGACTTGTTGGATTGGTGGAAGACAAATGAAGCAAAATATAAGATTTTAGAAAAAATTACATGGGATGTCTTGGCTGTTCCAGTTTCCACAGTTGCTTTGGAATCCGCATTTAGCACCAGGGTAGAGTTTTGGATTCATTTAGGAGTAGTCTTTCTCTTAAAACAATGCAAGCGCTTATATGCACACAAAATTGGATTGGGGGTGTGTTTAACAAAAATGCAAAAGTTGGTTACGAAGATGTGTTAA
- the LOC111890391 gene encoding protein PLANT CADMIUM RESISTANCE 2 produces the protein MQSASHEYPPPPPPPHGHPPLAPPPAQYPPGIPPPPMVSTGQWSSGLCDCGSDVTNCCITCWCPCIPLGQIAEIVDRGNTSCAVHGSLYTVILLLTGCQWIYSCMYRSKMRQQYLLPEEPCNDCLVHFCCEPCAMCQEYRELKHRGFDMSLGWHGNMERQNNGVMMPVFAPAPMEMKR, from the exons ATGCAATCTGCTTCCCATGaatatccaccaccaccaccaccaccacacggCCATCCACCATTGGCACCACCGCCGGCACAATACCCACCTGGTATTCCACCTCCACCCATGGTCTCTACTGGCCAATGGTCTAGTGGCCTTTGTGATTGTGGCTCAGATGTCACAAATT GTTGCATTACGTGTTGGTGCCCTTGTATTCCTCTCGGACAAATTGCCGAGATTGTAGATAGGGGAAATACAT CATGTGCTGTACACGGATCCCTTTACACGGTTATTCTCCTCCTGACAGGATGTCAATGGATATATTCATGTATGTATCGGTCTAAAATGAGACAACAATACTTGTTACCAGAGGAACCATGCAACGATTGTCTTGTCCATTTTTGTTGTGAGCCATGCGCAATGTGTCAAGAGTATCGGGAGCTCAAACATCGTGGATTTGACATGTCTCTTG GATGGCATGGAAATATGGAGAGGCAAAACAATGGAGTTATGATGCCAGTGTTTGCTCCCGCTCCCATGGAAATGAAACGTTAA